Proteins from a genomic interval of Acetobacterium woodii DSM 1030:
- a CDS encoding class I SAM-dependent DNA methyltransferase, protein MNNAETTRNYFNTLADKWDTICHHNSEKINAILTLAGIKENSRILDIATGTGVLIPYLLKYQPALITAIDLSELMIAEACKKHPEPQVHFKVGNFYEWGETGFDLAIAYSCYPHFSDKKAFASQLSACLNENGRFVIAHSESRETINSRHSGDQVKKVSSHLQAVKTEAEIFDSDFKLDILVDTTEIYIISGTKRPLK, encoded by the coding sequence ATGAATAATGCTGAAACAACACGAAACTATTTTAATACACTTGCCGATAAATGGGATACCATTTGTCACCATAATAGCGAAAAAATTAATGCCATTCTGACTCTGGCAGGGATTAAAGAAAACAGTCGAATCCTCGATATTGCCACCGGAACGGGAGTGCTGATTCCCTATTTGCTCAAATATCAACCGGCTTTAATCACTGCGATTGATCTGTCCGAATTGATGATTGCCGAGGCCTGTAAAAAACATCCGGAACCACAAGTACATTTTAAAGTCGGTAATTTCTATGAATGGGGAGAAACAGGGTTTGATTTAGCCATTGCTTACAGTTGCTATCCCCATTTCTCCGATAAAAAAGCTTTTGCATCACAACTATCAGCTTGTCTGAACGAAAATGGCCGTTTTGTTATTGCCCATAGCGAATCCCGGGAGACGATCAACAGCCGCCATAGTGGGGATCAAGTGAAAAAAGTATCCTCACACCTTCAGGCCGTCAAAACCGAAGCTGAAATATTTGATAGCGATTTTAAATTGGATATTCTTGTTGATACCACCGAAATTTATATCATTTCGGGAACAAAACGGCCGCTAAAATGA
- a CDS encoding flavoprotein — protein MLNGKTITLGITGCSPAIKCLDLIRELKQLGAVVHVIMTPNSVSFVTPLLVQRESGTPIQIEQFELPKAYDTNHQAVSIKSNLLLIAPASANTIGKAANGIADNLLSTGVLSTKSPIMMATHINPTMYSKASVQRNVAQLKEDGVIFVAHPDAQTKYPSLFPGVAAIVEAVKKVLVAPPQM, from the coding sequence ATGTTAAATGGAAAAACAATTACTTTGGGTATTACCGGGTGCAGCCCGGCCATTAAATGTCTTGATTTAATCCGGGAACTTAAACAATTAGGTGCCGTGGTTCACGTTATCATGACTCCAAATTCAGTCAGTTTTGTGACCCCACTGCTGGTTCAACGAGAGTCCGGAACGCCGATTCAAATTGAACAATTTGAACTGCCCAAAGCCTACGACACTAATCATCAGGCGGTTTCAATCAAATCCAATTTATTATTGATTGCCCCAGCTTCAGCGAACACCATCGGTAAAGCTGCCAACGGGATTGCCGACAACCTGCTTTCAACCGGGGTGCTTTCGACTAAATCACCGATTATGATGGCCACTCATATCAATCCCACGATGTACAGCAAAGCCAGTGTTCAGCGAAATGTTGCCCAGCTTAAGGAAGACGGCGTTATTTTTGTTGCTCATCCCGATGCGCAGACTAAATACCCCAGCCTTTTTCCCGGAGTCGCGGCAATTGTTGAAGCAGTCAAAAAAGTTTTGGTCGCACCCCCGCAAATGTAA
- the gshAB gene encoding bifunctional glutamate--cysteine ligase GshA/glutathione synthetase GshB yields the protein MQTHDYTGLELSTTILIKAAIKRAIDVEILDREDNFIRLKKGNKIEYIKQATKTSVDPYIVPLIMENKEVTKLILRENDINVPAGIKIKTVAEALENCHQFQGKDIVVKPNSTNFGMGIVILKEMQCEKNYRSALETAFKHDSAVLIEEFIFGKEYRFLIIGDQVAAILHRVPANVIGDGVRSIAELVAEKNKNPLRGSGYVTPLEKLKLKQPEIDYLKDQKKTIDTVPNKGETVYLRENSNISTGGDSIDFTDDIRDEYKQIAVLAAKAVGAKICGVDMIITDIHHQPNTSNYGIIELNFNPALHIHNYPYQGENRHVEEKVLDLLGF from the coding sequence ATGCAAACACATGACTACACCGGATTGGAGTTATCGACGACGATCTTAATCAAGGCCGCGATCAAACGGGCGATTGACGTTGAGATTCTGGATCGTGAAGATAATTTTATCCGACTCAAAAAAGGAAATAAAATTGAATATATAAAACAGGCAACCAAAACATCGGTTGATCCGTATATCGTTCCGTTAATTATGGAAAACAAAGAGGTAACCAAGTTGATTCTAAGGGAAAATGACATTAACGTACCAGCGGGGATCAAAATAAAAACCGTTGCGGAAGCCTTGGAAAATTGTCACCAGTTTCAAGGCAAAGATATCGTGGTCAAACCCAATTCCACCAATTTTGGGATGGGGATTGTGATTCTTAAGGAAATGCAATGCGAAAAAAATTACCGCTCAGCACTGGAAACGGCCTTTAAACACGATTCCGCTGTCCTCATTGAAGAATTCATCTTTGGCAAAGAGTATCGTTTTCTGATTATCGGGGATCAGGTGGCCGCGATTTTGCATCGGGTTCCGGCCAATGTCATTGGTGATGGGGTGCGTTCGATTGCCGAACTGGTGGCTGAAAAAAATAAAAATCCGCTCCGCGGCAGCGGTTATGTGACGCCACTCGAAAAGTTAAAACTCAAACAACCGGAAATAGATTATCTTAAAGACCAGAAAAAAACCATCGATACTGTCCCCAACAAAGGGGAAACCGTCTACCTGCGGGAAAACTCCAACATCAGCACCGGTGGCGACAGCATTGACTTTACCGACGATATTCGGGATGAATATAAACAAATTGCGGTGCTGGCGGCCAAAGCTGTCGGAGCTAAAATATGTGGCGTCGATATGATTATTACCGACATCCATCACCAACCAAACACCAGCAATTATGGCATTATCGAACTTAACTTTAATCCAGCACTGCATATCCACAACTACCCGTATCAGGGCGAAAACCGCCATGTCGAGGAAAAAGTGCTGGATTTATTAGGGTTTTAG
- a CDS encoding lectin like domain-containing protein, protein MKKRFKHTIALVLVSLVYLMVIPYGVWANDNSPPLTAPLSPAFLEYQSELDSGGITTATTAGYGLGHIPEPLARVESVETNSLPTTTTLPSSYDLRTTGRLNAIRDQGSLGNCWTFASLGSLESTLRPSVAVDLSENNLRWNNGFDYGVDAGGNSAMALAYLARWSGPVSEISDPYGSAKKTGLSAIYHVQEVEYLPKSATVIKAAIIDGGALYTSIYADAFDYPSYYNPNTSALYYTGSATTNHDVVIVGWDDNYNRSQFSTTPPGDGAWIIRNSWGTDWGDNGYFYLSYYDTYAANNVAAFHNAEATSNYNRIYQFDPLGNTSARGYDTGDHSSWGANIFTATASENLTAISTYSLSPNTTAEIQIYTNVSAGNPSSGQLRSTQSTSFANEGYYTVDLNTPINLTASENFAVVIKYTTPQTDYPVPVESPIAGYSSDASAYAGQSYLSADGTNYWYDVGYYDDANVCIKAFTGVQSVTLSGIAITHPADKLIYQIGDALDLTGLQVTGSYSDGSTRVETVTAANITGFNSSQANSSQVLTITVGGKTTSYTVQIKNAKDPVDPTVNCYYRTHVQNVGWQETKSNGEVSGTSGLGYRLEAIQIKVDAPGYDLGIAYSTHVQNVGWQYWCYDGELSGTSGYGLRLEAIEIGLTGNDADMFDVYYRVHAQNFGWMGWGKNGEMAGTSGYGYRLEAIQIEVVPKGTYASSYSNNTEEGAYLELN, encoded by the coding sequence ATGAAAAAGCGATTCAAACACACAATCGCCCTGGTTCTCGTTAGTTTAGTTTATCTGATGGTCATTCCTTATGGCGTCTGGGCGAATGATAATTCCCCACCCCTAACCGCTCCGTTAAGTCCAGCTTTTTTAGAGTACCAGTCCGAATTGGATTCCGGCGGAATAACCACCGCCACCACCGCTGGTTATGGTCTCGGACATATTCCTGAACCCCTGGCCCGGGTCGAAAGTGTCGAAACGAACAGCTTGCCGACTACGACTACCCTTCCATCCAGCTATGACCTGCGAACTACTGGCCGACTCAATGCCATCCGCGATCAGGGCAGCTTAGGAAACTGTTGGACCTTTGCCAGCTTGGGTTCGTTGGAGTCAACCCTGAGACCGTCAGTTGCCGTGGATCTTTCCGAAAATAATCTGCGTTGGAATAACGGCTTTGATTATGGCGTCGATGCTGGCGGCAACAGTGCCATGGCTCTTGCCTATCTGGCCCGTTGGAGTGGCCCCGTCAGCGAAATCAGCGACCCCTATGGCAGCGCAAAAAAAACGGGGCTGTCCGCCATTTATCACGTTCAGGAGGTTGAATACCTACCTAAATCCGCCACTGTTATCAAAGCTGCAATCATCGATGGTGGTGCCCTTTATACCAGTATCTATGCCGATGCTTTTGATTATCCCAGCTACTATAATCCCAATACTTCAGCCCTTTACTATACGGGTTCTGCCACTACCAATCATGATGTGGTGATTGTCGGTTGGGATGACAATTACAACCGCAGTCAATTCAGTACGACCCCGCCAGGTGACGGAGCATGGATTATCAGAAATAGTTGGGGTACCGATTGGGGTGACAACGGCTATTTTTACCTCTCCTATTATGACACCTATGCTGCCAATAATGTCGCTGCTTTCCATAATGCTGAAGCGACCAGCAATTACAACCGGATCTATCAGTTTGATCCTTTAGGTAATACCTCAGCTCGCGGTTATGACACCGGTGACCATTCTTCTTGGGGAGCCAATATCTTTACGGCGACAGCCAGCGAAAACCTGACAGCCATCAGTACCTACTCTCTGAGTCCCAATACGACGGCCGAAATACAAATTTATACTAATGTTTCCGCTGGCAATCCCAGTAGTGGTCAATTACGGTCAACCCAAAGTACCAGCTTTGCCAATGAAGGATACTACACAGTCGATCTAAATACTCCGATCAATCTGACAGCTTCCGAAAATTTTGCGGTGGTGATCAAATATACTACTCCCCAGACCGATTATCCGGTCCCGGTGGAAAGCCCCATCGCTGGATACAGTAGTGATGCCAGTGCCTATGCCGGGCAAAGTTATCTCAGTGCCGACGGCACCAACTATTGGTATGATGTCGGCTATTATGATGATGCCAATGTTTGTATCAAAGCTTTCACCGGGGTTCAAAGTGTCACCCTTTCAGGCATCGCGATTACCCATCCCGCCGATAAACTAATTTATCAGATCGGAGATGCTCTGGATCTGACCGGATTGCAAGTCACCGGCAGCTATAGTGATGGCAGTACCCGTGTCGAAACCGTTACCGCCGCCAACATTACCGGGTTTAATAGTTCCCAGGCTAATAGCAGTCAGGTGTTAACCATTACTGTTGGCGGCAAGACGACCAGCTATACGGTGCAAATTAAAAACGCCAAAGACCCTGTCGATCCGACGGTCAATTGTTATTACCGTACCCATGTTCAAAATGTCGGTTGGCAGGAAACCAAAAGTAATGGTGAAGTCAGCGGTACTTCCGGTCTGGGTTATCGGCTGGAAGCCATCCAGATCAAGGTGGATGCTCCGGGTTACGACCTCGGGATCGCCTACAGCACCCATGTTCAGAATGTGGGCTGGCAGTATTGGTGTTATGATGGCGAACTCAGCGGCACCTCCGGCTATGGCCTGCGATTGGAAGCCATCGAGATTGGACTGACCGGGAACGATGCTGATATGTTTGATGTTTATTACCGGGTTCACGCCCAGAATTTCGGCTGGATGGGCTGGGGAAAAAATGGCGAAATGGCCGGCACCTCCGGCTACGGCTACCGCCTGGAAGCCATTCAGATTGAAGTGGTGCCGAAGGGCACTTATGCTAGTAGTTATTCCAATAACACTGAAGAAGGAGCCTATCTGGAACTGAACTGA